The Fulvivirga ligni genome window below encodes:
- a CDS encoding YciI family protein codes for MKEFMMIFRNERNDAPQPSPEEMQQSVKLWNDWIGGIAAQDKLVATDALGFEGQTVTKDTVVSDGPYVEVKEYIGGYTTVKAETLAEAVKMTKGCPIFLNGGTVEVRDVMVFDA; via the coding sequence ATGAAAGAATTTATGATGATTTTCCGTAATGAAAGAAATGATGCTCCACAGCCTTCTCCTGAAGAAATGCAGCAGTCCGTCAAGCTTTGGAATGACTGGATCGGTGGTATAGCCGCCCAGGATAAGTTAGTGGCTACCGACGCATTGGGCTTTGAAGGGCAAACCGTAACAAAAGACACAGTAGTATCTGATGGGCCTTACGTAGAGGTGAAAGAGTATATCGGCGGCTACACCACGGTAAAAGCAGAAACTTTGGCAGAGGCAGTGAAGATGACTAAAGGGTGTCCTATATTTCTAAACGGCGGCACCGTGGAAGTACGAGATGTGATGGTATTTGATGCTTAA
- a CDS encoding transglutaminase-like domain-containing protein, with protein MKKQILLKSFLKIQLVVVIVCFSGLVVKAQKNEHHIEFKLAIEPATDAIDSLRIIHQIPKSLAGRQSISELTYSVQPSDTFSSGENLYAVFVMKNLGEKAEISIKFKAELFKYDLASIKKQKVNDIPIEMMPQYLQEEKYIEISNAKIKRQAMELADEDEQKAVRNIFDFVRNYLYYEGYIAEVKGAAKAFQSKSGDCTEFADLFVALCRADSIPARVIDGITTSYGNTPLHSWAEVYLQEFGWVRVDPTPGQSMTYKSFENKYLQLSSIRNDPALKYYYRYTYTTWGGKANVREDVIID; from the coding sequence ATGAAAAAACAGATCTTATTAAAATCCTTTCTTAAAATCCAACTGGTGGTAGTTATAGTTTGCTTTTCAGGTCTAGTGGTAAAGGCTCAAAAGAATGAACACCATATAGAATTTAAATTAGCGATAGAGCCCGCTACGGATGCTATTGATAGTTTAAGGATAATACATCAAATTCCCAAGAGTCTTGCGGGCAGGCAAAGTATAAGTGAGCTCACCTATTCAGTTCAGCCCAGCGATACATTTAGCAGTGGAGAAAATCTTTATGCAGTATTTGTAATGAAGAATTTGGGAGAGAAGGCTGAGATATCTATCAAGTTTAAAGCTGAGCTTTTTAAATATGATCTGGCTTCAATTAAAAAGCAGAAGGTCAACGATATTCCAATTGAGATGATGCCACAGTATCTTCAGGAGGAGAAATATATCGAGATATCCAACGCTAAAATTAAACGCCAGGCTATGGAATTAGCGGATGAAGATGAGCAGAAAGCAGTAAGAAACATATTCGATTTTGTTCGGAATTACCTTTACTATGAAGGGTACATTGCAGAAGTAAAAGGAGCTGCAAAAGCTTTTCAGAGCAAATCTGGAGATTGCACTGAGTTTGCCGACTTGTTTGTGGCGCTCTGTCGAGCTGACAGCATACCAGCACGGGTTATAGATGGTATAACCACATCTTATGGAAATACACCATTGCATTCGTGGGCGGAGGTTTATCTTCAGGAATTTGGCTGGGTAAGGGTGGATCCTACTCCTGGTCAATCTATGACTTATAAAAGCTTCGAAAATAAGTACTTACAATTATCATCCATTAGAAATGATCCGGCCTTAAAATACTACTATCGGTATACTTATACCACTTGGGGAGGGAAAGCAAATGTGCGCGAGGATGTTATTATTGATTAG